A portion of the Bradysia coprophila strain Holo2 unplaced genomic scaffold, BU_Bcop_v1 contig_297, whole genome shotgun sequence genome contains these proteins:
- the LOC119078772 gene encoding Na(+)/H(+) exchange regulatory cofactor NHE-RF1 has translation MSKTENGIVHTSRLCHVIKVDDFDGYGFNLHAEKGKQGQYIGKVDDGSPAERSGLKQGDRIIEVNGVNIGNETHKQVVQRIKAIASEVQLLVVDPAVPVNKDNRIIEQTNGSSTTVGIDTPDNVNSKIKTSPPSSPTKITESKPSPDIVIQTVSTPSSPKDPKDDHSVTSGNNSSTSSPPVSIETTETRSMPSASSVQSTPEPTPPVKQSDQNGSATKSSHGLNLNMTAAELRAKLAAKKKFDPKNDSVDLRKKFEIVQKL, from the coding sequence atgtcgaaaacagaaaatggaaTTGTGCACACCTCTAGACTGTGTCACGTGATCAAAGTGGACGATTTCGATGGATATGGTTTCAATTTGCACGCAGAAAAGGGCAAACAAGGACAATATATCGGTAAAGTGGACGACGGTTCACCAGCCGAACGGTCTGGTCTGAAACAAGGCGATCGAATCATCGAAGTGAATGGCGTTAACATTGGCAATGAAACTCACAAACAGGTGGTTCAACGAATCAAGGCCATTGCTTCCGAAGTTCAATTACTCGTTGTCGATCCAGCAGTTCCGGTAAACAAAGACAATCGCATCATCGAACAAACAAACGGCTCTTCGACCACAGTCGGCATAGACACCCCAGATAATGTTAatagtaaaattaaaacatcGCCGCCATCGTCGCCCACTAAAATCACCGAATCGAAACCCAGTCCGGACATAGTCATCCAAACCGTTTCAACGCCATCATCACCAAAAGATCCAAAGGACGATCATAGTGTGACCAGCGGCAACAATAGCAGTACATCATCGCCGCCCGTCAGTATCGAAACAACGGAAACGCGATCGATGCCATCCGCATCGTCGGTCCAGTCGACGCCCGAACCGACGCCGCCGGTGAAGCAATCCGATCAGAATGGCAGTGCTACCAAATCGTCTCATGggttaaatttgaatatgaCTGCAGCTGAACTGCGGGCAAAATTGGCcgcaaagaaaaaattcgatcCGAAAAATGATTCGGTTGATCTACGAAAGAAATTCGAAATCGTtcagaaattataa
- the LOC119078769 gene encoding peroxisomal trans-2-enoyl-CoA reductase-like, which translates to MSVFKAGLFKNCVAIVTGGGTGIGRAITYELLTLGCKVVIASRNQEKLENCVKEFKPVGEISSIVCNIRKEDEVRNLVSETIKRHGKLNFLVNNGGGQFMSAAADISLKGWNAVIETNLTGTFLLSKEAYNQWFEKNGGVIINIIADMWRGFPMMSHTGAARHAVFNLTQSLAIEWADKGVRVNAIAPGIIESPTAAANYKVENVFAEVKEHLPSKRPGMPEEVSSAVCFLLSPGASFISGTTLKVDCGSSLYTRLYWHVNDHEKLPANEWIPPAKL; encoded by the exons ATGTCTGTGTTTAAGGCCGGATTATTTAAAAACTGTGTTGCTATAGTGACTGGAGGGGGTACAGGAATCGGCAGAGCCATCACCTACGAATTACTTACACTAG GCTGCAAGGTCGTCATAGCATCCCGGAACCAGGAAAAATTAGAGAACTGTGTCAAGGAATTCAAACCGGTCGGAGAGATTTCGTCGATAGTATGCAATATTCGGAAGGAAGATGAAGTACG AAATTTGGTATCCGAAACTATCAAACGACACggcaaattgaatttcttggTTAATAACGGCGGTGGTCAGTTTATGTCGGCAGCAGCGGATATTTCGTTGAAAGGTTGGAATGCTGTTATCGAAACTAATTTGACGGGAACGTTTCTATTAAGCAAGGAGG CCTACAATCAATGGTTTGAGAAGAATGGAGGCGTTATTATCAACATTATTGCGGATATGTGGAGGGGATTCCCAATGATGTCACATACGGGAGCTGCTCGGCATGCAGTTTTCAATTTGACTCAA TCTTTGGCGATAGAGTGGGCAGACAAAGGTGTTCGGGTAAATGCAATTGCCCCCGGCATTATAGAGTCACCTACTGCTGCAGCAAACTACAAagtcgaaaatgttttcgctgAGGTAAAGGAACATTTACCCAGTAAACGGCCAGGTATGCCGGAAGAAGTTTCGTCAGCAGTATGCTTTCTGCTTTCGCCTGGTGCTTCATTCATTTCTGGGACCACATTGAAGGTTGATTGCGGTAGCAGTTTATACACAAGGCTCTACTGGCATGTTAATG ATCACGAGAAGTTACCAGCCAATGAATGGATTCCACCAGCGAAGTTGTGA
- the LOC119078748 gene encoding uncharacterized protein LOC119078748 isoform X2, which yields MAGIACQSSSNSIPRNDREELVGSSFNINSRGSLDFDSLNDVDIVDVTESEPTSIVLSFCQRRFLLPYVNILGVVGLRPITVDSSQCSIWFGHLQTLFVIVLLLIGYLIQSFTGFRRDRGVTTQNVMITFDNYLNESHTTFGETIFVFVVPSLLHFIGFISAVYVLRIADNEQLQNLVERVFILCQLPNRLFLMLWFYISCGLIWLLLMASCIVFVESHSPGITENLKAFRNISPDFQYWISIILIASIIGHDLVQVVVLSSYAIQCYLLRHYLYILNDKLIQNTIEPIDWMREMCEFRKLLHHLNKKTAKPVCFFTVLNITYAIAGFAYLIKTYVESNAPIKMFSMNVGNILLWLVIAFYPFFQGAALTEACMVARTSGHQIRIRPFVHHNTSSEDLNSVLLYSSSLQMSAKLFRMPIQGNYLFCVILILLVVILAMGMCVKVYLGLS from the exons ATGGCAGGAATAg CTTGCCAAAGTTCATCGAATTCAATTCCAAGAAATGATCGGGAAGAACTGGTCGGCTCCAGTTTCAACATCAACTCGAGAGGATCTCTGGATTTCGACAGTTTAAATGACGTCGAC ATTGTTGATGTTACGGAGTCAGAACCAACGTCCATAGTATTGAGTTTTTGCCAAAGAAGG TTTTTGCTGCCCTATGTAAATATTCTTGGTGTGGTGGGACTCAGACCCATAACAGTTGATTCTTCCCAATGCAGTATTTGGTTCGGTCACCTACAAACATTGTTTGTTATCGTCCTACTCCTAATAGGCTACTTAATTCAATCTTTTACAGGCTTCAG gCGAGATCGTGGAGTCACCACTCAAAATGTTATGATAACATTCGACAACTATTTGAACGAAAGCCATACCACCTTCGGCGAAACAATATTCGTTTTTGTGGTGCCGAGCCTTTTGCATTTCATTGGCTTCATTTCGGCTGTCTACGTTCTCCGTATAGCTGATAATGAGCAGCTGCAAAATTTGGTGGAACGC GTGTTCATATTGTGTCAACTGCCGAACCGGCTGTTCTTAATGCTTTGGTTCTACATCAGCTGTGGATTGATTTGGTTGCTCTTAATGGCCTCATGCATCGTTTTCGTGGAAAGTCATTCTCCAGGGATTACCGAGAATCTGAAAGCATTTCGGAATATCTCACCGGACTTTCAATATTGGATAAGC ATAATCCTAATTGCATCAATTATTGGTCACGATCTTGTGCAAGTGGTCGTACTGTCTAGTTACGCCATTCAATGCTATCTCCTGCGCCATTATTTGTACATACTGAACGACAAATTGATCCAGAATACGATCGAACCGATTGATTGGATGAGG GAAATGTGTGAATTCCGAAAACTGTTACATCATCTGAACAAAAAAACGGCGAAGCCAGTCTGCTTTTTCACGGTTCTGAACATAACATACGCCATCGCCGGATTTGCCTATTTGATCAAAACGTACGTTGAGAGCAATGCACCGATAAAGATGTTCAGTATGAATGTGGGAAACATCCTTCTATGGTTGGTCATTGCGTTTTATCCGTTCTTTCAG GGAGCTGCATTAACCGAGGCATGCATGGTGGCGCGTACAAGCGGTCATCAAATACGAATCCGTCCGTTTGTACACCATAATACCTCATCCGAAGACTTGAATTCGGTGCTGCTGTACTCATCATCTTTGCAAATGTCGGCGAAGCTGTTTCGCATGCCCATTCAAgggaattatttattttgcgtCATTCTAATTTTACTTGTTGTTATACTGGCGATGGGAATGTGTGTCAAAGTTTACCTCGGCTTGTCGTAA
- the LOC119078748 gene encoding uncharacterized protein LOC119078748 isoform X1, with amino-acid sequence MAGIACQSSSNSIPRNDREELVGSSFNINSRGSLDFDSLNDVDVIVDVTESEPTSIVLSFCQRRFLLPYVNILGVVGLRPITVDSSQCSIWFGHLQTLFVIVLLLIGYLIQSFTGFRRDRGVTTQNVMITFDNYLNESHTTFGETIFVFVVPSLLHFIGFISAVYVLRIADNEQLQNLVERVFILCQLPNRLFLMLWFYISCGLIWLLLMASCIVFVESHSPGITENLKAFRNISPDFQYWISIILIASIIGHDLVQVVVLSSYAIQCYLLRHYLYILNDKLIQNTIEPIDWMREMCEFRKLLHHLNKKTAKPVCFFTVLNITYAIAGFAYLIKTYVESNAPIKMFSMNVGNILLWLVIAFYPFFQGAALTEACMVARTSGHQIRIRPFVHHNTSSEDLNSVLLYSSSLQMSAKLFRMPIQGNYLFCVILILLVVILAMGMCVKVYLGLS; translated from the exons ATGGCAGGAATAg CTTGCCAAAGTTCATCGAATTCAATTCCAAGAAATGATCGGGAAGAACTGGTCGGCTCCAGTTTCAACATCAACTCGAGAGGATCTCTGGATTTCGACAGTTTAAATGACGTCGACGTT ATTGTTGATGTTACGGAGTCAGAACCAACGTCCATAGTATTGAGTTTTTGCCAAAGAAGG TTTTTGCTGCCCTATGTAAATATTCTTGGTGTGGTGGGACTCAGACCCATAACAGTTGATTCTTCCCAATGCAGTATTTGGTTCGGTCACCTACAAACATTGTTTGTTATCGTCCTACTCCTAATAGGCTACTTAATTCAATCTTTTACAGGCTTCAG gCGAGATCGTGGAGTCACCACTCAAAATGTTATGATAACATTCGACAACTATTTGAACGAAAGCCATACCACCTTCGGCGAAACAATATTCGTTTTTGTGGTGCCGAGCCTTTTGCATTTCATTGGCTTCATTTCGGCTGTCTACGTTCTCCGTATAGCTGATAATGAGCAGCTGCAAAATTTGGTGGAACGC GTGTTCATATTGTGTCAACTGCCGAACCGGCTGTTCTTAATGCTTTGGTTCTACATCAGCTGTGGATTGATTTGGTTGCTCTTAATGGCCTCATGCATCGTTTTCGTGGAAAGTCATTCTCCAGGGATTACCGAGAATCTGAAAGCATTTCGGAATATCTCACCGGACTTTCAATATTGGATAAGC ATAATCCTAATTGCATCAATTATTGGTCACGATCTTGTGCAAGTGGTCGTACTGTCTAGTTACGCCATTCAATGCTATCTCCTGCGCCATTATTTGTACATACTGAACGACAAATTGATCCAGAATACGATCGAACCGATTGATTGGATGAGG GAAATGTGTGAATTCCGAAAACTGTTACATCATCTGAACAAAAAAACGGCGAAGCCAGTCTGCTTTTTCACGGTTCTGAACATAACATACGCCATCGCCGGATTTGCCTATTTGATCAAAACGTACGTTGAGAGCAATGCACCGATAAAGATGTTCAGTATGAATGTGGGAAACATCCTTCTATGGTTGGTCATTGCGTTTTATCCGTTCTTTCAG GGAGCTGCATTAACCGAGGCATGCATGGTGGCGCGTACAAGCGGTCATCAAATACGAATCCGTCCGTTTGTACACCATAATACCTCATCCGAAGACTTGAATTCGGTGCTGCTGTACTCATCATCTTTGCAAATGTCGGCGAAGCTGTTTCGCATGCCCATTCAAgggaattatttattttgcgtCATTCTAATTTTACTTGTTGTTATACTGGCGATGGGAATGTGTGTCAAAGTTTACCTCGGCTTGTCGTAA
- the LOC119078806 gene encoding coiled-coil and C2 domain-containing protein 1-like isoform X2 codes for MFSRAKKEPQKKPRRDLSQFGIFDIPTDINLDGGADDDDTDSDMEAELAAITSGSGQPRRRAKPKPQPAADLDRMVAESLRDIDLDDDDDIDEDDPDLLNELSEIVEPEEAEPTLTSTPQAPSNVILPTTNSMPELLKARIEMYKLAEANAKAANDSSKARRIGRGLKTLETMFKQASAGKTINPDEIPPEVATGGAKPPATSNDTNETPVLSPVRSAPAIPNTPAAPASPPEQITFEPTTDEPATPVKPVNSEKIDLLLARQREYKLAALTAKKSGDMEKALNFVKISKMFDTVIKAAQDGQPVDLSDMPPPPNELQILMDTPKPAEPAKEESQTQHSAEDPPPAPAPVEEAVPIPTTILEALTQRLAKYKSVEQAAKDEGNTSKARRFGRIVKQYEDAVKLHKAGKPVPFDELPTPPGFGPIPGVGAPQPAPEVAPKPQVVTPAVPQHPSPPKPALQKQDSTSRLSGNHSSTTLMNKTINTILERQKEFRAAAVEAKRAGEIETAKEYLKIFKGLENLLKVAQGGLPIDLNTLPIPPSQRSNLEDSFTIVGEEDAVDDDISDISARMEEQLHKQLKMCKTTRDHHKALGDVAGTNRFENLALSVQKDIDILKIARRNKMAVPKFHYEKKAFNIVKCNTDLTDNELEINVIRGISYVVANPKDVDTYVKLEFPYPQETPFKTKTQLIRDSDSPDYNEKFVADIQPKVRNCQRVFKRHAIKFEIYSKGGFFRSDTLIGVATVKLQPLETTCEIHDSFDIMDGRKANGGKLEVKIRIKNPILTKQIEHTEEKWLILDS; via the exons atgttcagTCGCGCAAAAAAAGAACCACAAAAGAAACCGAGGCGTGATTTGTCTCAG TTTGGAATATTCGACATTCCAACGGATATCAACTTGGATGGGGGTGCCGATGATGATGATACGGACAGTGATATGGAAGCAGAGTTGGCTGCAATTACATCTGGGTCTGGACAACCCCGTCGAAGGGCAAAACCAAAGCCTCAACCGGCAGCTGATTTAGATCGTATGGTGGCGGAGAGCTTGCGAGATATTGATTTAGATGACGACGATGACATCGACGAAGATGATCCAGATTTGTTGAACGAACTGTCTGAAATAGTCGAACCAGAAGAAGCTGAACCGACTCTGACTTCTACACCGCAAGCACCCAGTAATGTTATTCTTCCGACCACAAATTCTATGCCGGAATTACTAAAGGCTCGAATAGAAATGTATAAATTAGCCGAAGCTAATGCTAAGGCAGCCAATGATTCCAGTAAAGCCAGAAGAATTGGTAGAGGTCTGAAAACGTTGGAGACAATGTTTAAACAAGCTTCCGCCGGCAAGACTATCAATCCCGATGAAATTCCGCCAGAAGTCGCTACTGGTGGAGCAAAGCCACCTGCAACATCGAATGATACTAACGAAACACCAGTGCTTTCTCCAGTTCGATCTGCTCCAGCTATTCCAAATACTCCTGCAGCACCTGCTTCACCGCCGGAACAAATAACTTTCGAACCGACAACTGATGAGCCGGCAACACCGGTTAAGCCGGTAAACAGTGAAAAGATTGACCTACTTTTGGCTCGTCAAAGAGAATACAAATTAGCTGCGCTGACGGCAAAGAAGAGTGGCGACATGGAAAAAGCTTTGAACttcgttaaaatttcaaaaatgttcgaCACTGTGATCAAGGCAGCACAGGATGGGCAACCAGTTGATTTAAGTGATATGCCGCCACCGCCCAATGAATTACAAATTCTGATGGATACACCAAAACCAGCGGAGCCAGCAAAAGAGGAGTCACAAACACAACACTCTGCTGAGGATCCACCGCCAG CACCAGCACCTGTCGAAGAAGCTGTACCGATTCCAACTACTATTCTGGAAGCTTTAACTCAACGTTTGGCCAAATATAAATCAGTCGAACAAGCTGCTAAAGATGAAGGTAATACCAGCAAGGCCAGACG GTTTGGACGAATCGTTAAGCAATACGAAGATGCGGTCAAATTGCATAAAGCTGGTAAGCCTGTGCCTTTCGATGAACTTCCCACTCCGCCGGGATTCGGACCGATACCAGGTGTTGGG GCGCCCCAACCAGCGCCTGAAGTCGCACCAAAACCTCAAGTAGTGACACCGGCCGTTCCACAACATCCTTCACCCCCGAAGCCAGCTCTACAGAAGCAAGATTCTACGTCTCGATTAAGTGGCAATCATTCCAGTACCACACTCATGAACAAAACGATAAACACGATCTTGGAACGACAGAAAGAATTCCGTGCAGCCGCTGTAGAGGCTAAACGTGCTGGAGAAATCGAAACGGCAAAGGAATATTTAAAGATATTCAAAGGCTTAGAGAACTTACTGAAAGTGGCCCAAGGAGGCCTGCCAATCGATCTGAACACG CTTCCGATTCCACCGTCGCAAAGATCCAATTTGGAAGATTCATTTACGATTGTCGGCGAAGAGGATGCAGTGGATGATGACATTAGTGACATCAGCGCAAGGATGGAAGAGCAACTACACAAGCAATTAAAAATGTGCAAAACAACACGAGACCATCACAAAGCGCTGGGTGATGTGGCCGGCACGAATCGTTTCGAAAATCTAGCGCTCAGTGTTCAGAAAGatattgacattttgaaaattgcgCGAAGAAATAAGATGGCAGTGCCTAAATTCCATTACGAGAAGAAAGCGTTCAACATTGTCAAGTGTAATACGGATCTGACCGATAACGAATTGGAGATCAATGTGATACGGGGAATCAGTTATGTTGTTGCGAATCCGAAAGATGTGGACACGTATGTCAAATTGGAATTTCCGTATCCGCAA gAAACgccattcaaaacaaaaactcaaTTGATCCGCGACTCAGACAGCCCCGATTACAACGAGAAATTCGTTGCCGACATTCAGCCGAAAGTGCGAAATTGTCAGCGGGTCTTCAAGCGACATGCcatcaaattcgaaatttacTCCAAAGG TGGCTTTTTCCGGTCGGACACATTGATTGGAGTAGCAACGGTAAAACTGCAGCCATTGGAAACGACGTGCGAGATTCATGATTCATTTGAC ATAATGGATGGCAGAAAAGCAAACGGTGGAAAATTGGAggtgaaaattcgaataaaaaatccTATTCTGACGAAGCAAATAGAACACACGGAAGAGAAGTGGCTGATTCTTGATAGTTAG
- the LOC119078806 gene encoding coiled-coil and C2 domain-containing protein 1-like isoform X1, which translates to MFSRAKKEPQKKPRRDLSQFGIFDIPTDINLDGGADDDDTDSDMEAELAAITSGSGQPRRRAKPKPQPAADLDRMVAESLRDIDLDDDDDIDEDDPDLLNELSEIVEPEEAEPTLTSTPQAPSNVILPTTNSMPELLKARIEMYKLAEANAKAANDSSKARRIGRGLKTLETMFKQASAGKTINPDEIPPEVATGGAKPPATSNDTNETPVLSPVRSAPAIPNTPAAPASPPEQITFEPTTDEPATPVKPVNSEKIDLLLARQREYKLAALTAKKSGDMEKALNFVKISKMFDTVIKAAQDGQPVDLSDMPPPPNELQILMDTPKPAEPAKEESQTQHSAEDPPPAPAPVEEAVPIPTTILEALTQRLAKYKSVEQAAKDEGNTSKARRFGRIVKQYEDAVKLHKAGKPVPFDELPTPPGFGPIPGVGAPQPAPEVAPKPQVVTPAVPQHPSPPKPALQKQDSTSRLSGNHSSTTLMNKTINTILERQKEFRAAAVEAKRAGEIETAKEYLKIFKGLENLLKVAQGGLPIDLNTLPIPPSQRSNLEDSFTIVGEEDAVDDDISDISARMEEQLHKQLKMCKTTRDHHKALGDVAGTNRFENLALSVQKDIDILKIARRNKMAVPKFHYEKKAFNIVKCNTDLTDNELEINVIRGISYVVANPKDVDTYVKLEFPYPQETPFKTKTQLIRDSDSPDYNEKFVADIQPKVRNCQRVFKRHAIKFEIYSKGSCCSWNCCDVIPLCFSGFFRSDTLIGVATVKLQPLETTCEIHDSFDIMDGRKANGGKLEVKIRIKNPILTKQIEHTEEKWLILDS; encoded by the exons atgttcagTCGCGCAAAAAAAGAACCACAAAAGAAACCGAGGCGTGATTTGTCTCAG TTTGGAATATTCGACATTCCAACGGATATCAACTTGGATGGGGGTGCCGATGATGATGATACGGACAGTGATATGGAAGCAGAGTTGGCTGCAATTACATCTGGGTCTGGACAACCCCGTCGAAGGGCAAAACCAAAGCCTCAACCGGCAGCTGATTTAGATCGTATGGTGGCGGAGAGCTTGCGAGATATTGATTTAGATGACGACGATGACATCGACGAAGATGATCCAGATTTGTTGAACGAACTGTCTGAAATAGTCGAACCAGAAGAAGCTGAACCGACTCTGACTTCTACACCGCAAGCACCCAGTAATGTTATTCTTCCGACCACAAATTCTATGCCGGAATTACTAAAGGCTCGAATAGAAATGTATAAATTAGCCGAAGCTAATGCTAAGGCAGCCAATGATTCCAGTAAAGCCAGAAGAATTGGTAGAGGTCTGAAAACGTTGGAGACAATGTTTAAACAAGCTTCCGCCGGCAAGACTATCAATCCCGATGAAATTCCGCCAGAAGTCGCTACTGGTGGAGCAAAGCCACCTGCAACATCGAATGATACTAACGAAACACCAGTGCTTTCTCCAGTTCGATCTGCTCCAGCTATTCCAAATACTCCTGCAGCACCTGCTTCACCGCCGGAACAAATAACTTTCGAACCGACAACTGATGAGCCGGCAACACCGGTTAAGCCGGTAAACAGTGAAAAGATTGACCTACTTTTGGCTCGTCAAAGAGAATACAAATTAGCTGCGCTGACGGCAAAGAAGAGTGGCGACATGGAAAAAGCTTTGAACttcgttaaaatttcaaaaatgttcgaCACTGTGATCAAGGCAGCACAGGATGGGCAACCAGTTGATTTAAGTGATATGCCGCCACCGCCCAATGAATTACAAATTCTGATGGATACACCAAAACCAGCGGAGCCAGCAAAAGAGGAGTCACAAACACAACACTCTGCTGAGGATCCACCGCCAG CACCAGCACCTGTCGAAGAAGCTGTACCGATTCCAACTACTATTCTGGAAGCTTTAACTCAACGTTTGGCCAAATATAAATCAGTCGAACAAGCTGCTAAAGATGAAGGTAATACCAGCAAGGCCAGACG GTTTGGACGAATCGTTAAGCAATACGAAGATGCGGTCAAATTGCATAAAGCTGGTAAGCCTGTGCCTTTCGATGAACTTCCCACTCCGCCGGGATTCGGACCGATACCAGGTGTTGGG GCGCCCCAACCAGCGCCTGAAGTCGCACCAAAACCTCAAGTAGTGACACCGGCCGTTCCACAACATCCTTCACCCCCGAAGCCAGCTCTACAGAAGCAAGATTCTACGTCTCGATTAAGTGGCAATCATTCCAGTACCACACTCATGAACAAAACGATAAACACGATCTTGGAACGACAGAAAGAATTCCGTGCAGCCGCTGTAGAGGCTAAACGTGCTGGAGAAATCGAAACGGCAAAGGAATATTTAAAGATATTCAAAGGCTTAGAGAACTTACTGAAAGTGGCCCAAGGAGGCCTGCCAATCGATCTGAACACG CTTCCGATTCCACCGTCGCAAAGATCCAATTTGGAAGATTCATTTACGATTGTCGGCGAAGAGGATGCAGTGGATGATGACATTAGTGACATCAGCGCAAGGATGGAAGAGCAACTACACAAGCAATTAAAAATGTGCAAAACAACACGAGACCATCACAAAGCGCTGGGTGATGTGGCCGGCACGAATCGTTTCGAAAATCTAGCGCTCAGTGTTCAGAAAGatattgacattttgaaaattgcgCGAAGAAATAAGATGGCAGTGCCTAAATTCCATTACGAGAAGAAAGCGTTCAACATTGTCAAGTGTAATACGGATCTGACCGATAACGAATTGGAGATCAATGTGATACGGGGAATCAGTTATGTTGTTGCGAATCCGAAAGATGTGGACACGTATGTCAAATTGGAATTTCCGTATCCGCAA gAAACgccattcaaaacaaaaactcaaTTGATCCGCGACTCAGACAGCCCCGATTACAACGAGAAATTCGTTGCCGACATTCAGCCGAAAGTGCGAAATTGTCAGCGGGTCTTCAAGCGACATGCcatcaaattcgaaatttacTCCAAAGG ATCCTGCTGTTCATGGAACTGTTGTGACGTTATCCCACTCTGTTTCAGTGGCTTTTTCCGGTCGGACACATTGATTGGAGTAGCAACGGTAAAACTGCAGCCATTGGAAACGACGTGCGAGATTCATGATTCATTTGAC ATAATGGATGGCAGAAAAGCAAACGGTGGAAAATTGGAggtgaaaattcgaataaaaaatccTATTCTGACGAAGCAAATAGAACACACGGAAGAGAAGTGGCTGATTCTTGATAGTTAG
- the LOC119078808 gene encoding M-phase phosphoprotein 6 has protein sequence MATKSRLSKSILDMKFMKRTKEKVIKEEDDAEGRAMYLSEMTDKMLTGNSQFIIEPSYVPCENLKDGRISFRGMNPEIERLLELEEQERQSKADVDVKKDVTDTEMSNYYGNVVKTMQRKFEPKVKRKMVLPEPVNTTYKRTKAGGQHQKQGFIKPNTDD, from the coding sequence ATGGCAACAAAAAGTAGACTTTCGAAATCCATTTTGGacatgaaatttatgaaacggACCAAAGAAAAGGTGATCAAAGAAGAGGACGATGCCGAAGGTCGAGCCATGTATTTGAGCGAAATGACCGACAAAATGTTGACGGGAAATTCACAGTTCATAATCGAGCCCAGCTACGTGCCATGCGAGAATTTGAAAGACGGACGAATCAGCTTCAGAGGAATGAATCCGGAAATTGAACGGTTACTCGAATTGGAAGAGCAGGAGAGACAGTCGAAAGCCGATGTGGATGTGAAGAAGGATGTTACCGATACAGAAATGAGCAACTACTATGGCAATGTTGTGAAGACCATGCAGAGGAAATTCGAACCGAAGGTGAAACGGAAAATGGTATTGCCGGAACCGGTCAACACAACGTACAAACGAACGAAAGCAGGTGGTCAGCATCAGAAGCAAGGGTTTATCAAACCGAATACGGATGACTAG